The genomic DNA TCATTAATAATTTAATTGATATTACGAAGATTGATTCGGGTTATATGAAGATGCAATTTAAAAATTATAACATTGTCAGTGTTGTAGAAGATATTACTTTATCTGTAGCTGAATATGTAGAAAGTAAAGGCATTAAGCTTATTTTTGATACAGACATAGAAGAAAAAATCATTGCCTGTGATGCAGAAAAACTTGAACGAGTTATGTTAAACCTACTTTCTAATGCAGTAAAATTCACAGAACCTGATGGAATTATAAAGGTACATATACATGATGAAGGAGAAAGTATACTTATTTGTGTAAAAGATACAGGATTAGGCATACCACAAGATATGAAAGAAAAAATATTTGATAGATTTAGACAAGTGGATGCTTCATTACATCGAAAAGCAGAAGGAAGTGGCATAGGTCTATCTCTTGTAAAATCAATTGTAGAACTACATAAGGGTTTTATCACTGTAGAAAGTGAAATTGCAAAGGGAAGTACATTTCTACTAGAACTACCAGCAACATTAGAAGATGAAGAACTTCACGTACATGGAGAAATTGCAGCAACAAGTCAGCCCAATGTGGAAAGGATCAGCATTGAGTTTTCAGATATATACGCATAGAAGGCACTTTGAAATGATAAAAATATTTAAGACATATAAAAGCCTCCTAGTATTAATACTATGAGGCTTTTATTTTATTGGAATAATTAATATATATGTCTGAAAACTCAATATTAATTTTTTCTATAAAATCATTTTGGTCCTGATTGGTAATTTGTTCGTATATATCCCTCTCTTTAGATATATTTATAACTGGAAGTTCTATTATAAACTCACTTCCCTTTCCATACTCACTAATGCACGAAATTTTACCTTTATGCATTTCAACTAATGATTTTACTACAGATAAACCTATGCCACTTCCTTCATGTTCTTGTATATGAGAATTATTTATTTGCATAAATCGGTCAAAAATTATTTTTTGCTTTTCTTGTGGTATTCCTGGACCTGTATCTTTTACTGAAATGTGGATATTTTCTACTTTATCATAGATATTAACCCATATTACTCCACCTTCTTTTGTAAACTTTGCTGCATTTGAAAGAAGATTTAGCATAATTCTTTCAATTTTCTCAGGGTCACAAGCTATAATCTTTTCTTCTATATCCGTATCAAATACAATTTTAATTCCTTTATGTTCTATGTATTCAACAACAGATAATGAAATATCTTCAACAACTCTTATAATATTATAATCTTTTAATTTTATATGAGAAAATCCAGAATCAAATTTTGTAATATCAGTAGTATTATTTATTAATTTTATGAGCCTATAACAATTCTGACGCATAATATTTATGTATTTATTAGGATTTTCAAGTGTGCCATTCCAATGTAATTCTAACATTTGCATAGAAGTGAAAATCAGGTTTAATGGCGTTTTTAAGTCGTGAGATAAATTGGCAAAAAATTGTGCTTGAACCTTATTTCTTTTAATTTCTTTTTCCACTGAATGTTTTGTTTCTGATAAAGTTATACAAAGATGATAAAGAAAAATAGATGTGACAATAATAAAAAAACTTCCTTTAAAAGTTTGAATTTTATTCAGAAGAACTATATCATTGATAGTCAATACTAAAATTTTATCGGAGAGCATTATCCATAATTGAGCTATAAAAATATAACTAAGTACAATTTTCAACGGAAATATTTTTTCCTTATAATGTAGTTGTTTTTCAGGTAAATAATTCA from Anaeromicrobium sediminis includes the following:
- a CDS encoding sensor histidine kinase; translation: INNLIDITKIDSGYMKMQFKNYNIVSVVEDITLSVAEYVESKGIKLIFDTDIEEKIIACDAEKLERVMLNLLSNAVKFTEPDGIIKVHIHDEGESILICVKDTGLGIPQDMKEKIFDRFRQVDASLHRKAEGSGIGLSLVKSIVELHKGFITVESEIAKGSTFLLELPATLEDEELHVHGEIAATSQPNVERISIEFSDIYA
- a CDS encoding sensor histidine kinase, producing MKKNTNTIKLFFLNYLPEKQLHYKEKIFPLKIVLSYIFIAQLWIMLSDKILVLTINDIVLLNKIQTFKGSFFIIVTSIFLYHLCITLSETKHSVEKEIKRNKVQAQFFANLSHDLKTPLNLIFTSMQMLELHWNGTLENPNKYINIMRQNCYRLIKLINNTTDITKFDSGFSHIKLKDYNIIRVVEDISLSVVEYIEHKGIKIVFDTDIEEKIIACDPEKIERIMLNLLSNAAKFTKEGGVIWVNIYDKVENIHISVKDTGPGIPQEKQKIIFDRFMQINNSHIQEHEGSGIGLSVVKSLVEMHKGKISCISEYGKGSEFIIELPVINISKERDIYEQITNQDQNDFIEKINIEFSDIYINYSNKIKAS